The Anguilla anguilla isolate fAngAng1 chromosome 19, fAngAng1.pri, whole genome shotgun sequence genome has a segment encoding these proteins:
- the LOC118218719 gene encoding uncharacterized protein LOC118218719 isoform X1 has protein sequence MEPAGEGRHGGAREEEEEGEEERGGAASSGDSEPEPETTASRARRVSFADAFGLDLVSVKEFSSRAVSAASVAADDDDDAAAAVEPGGPDPEEYFLCSQFSVPASAAELLAKLQAQRCELECVELLPGTTTLRGTVRVLNLSYDKRVRVRTTLDGWGTHFDLPASFIPGSSDGETDRFAFSLELSPPVPPEGVRVEFCLRYETPLGTFWANNSGMNYVLFCQQRGCRDGKGRQCEDTSFRSKRSCLKYNSKEKSTEANTPVISAEATDVPLSKQEVEVSKKTEEPAPNPDGFQDDSCQKPSVESGRNPSRRSRRRAARRARLQERSHRAAAAGREGSPAQDNRDMDGQADADAGRSPSEVSELPHEGACMMWDWSQRRRTKAHDEFSPQAGTEGPLPPLRFAADAGAALAGPGEDTHGLSGPATDTFGSVEDGRASAYTTAREEGAPQGAFWDLGAPQGAFWDSPALQGTLWDSDTPQGTLMDSTAPQGAFWDSPALQGTLWDSDTPQGAAWDLDALQKSAVSLSDMASGPESRGSPQTGEGDASTQTRAAADISASVRDSLDDDITGGKDGDRRHSHPLSGDGGGTDALQDSDLLWPQSDRGGGKFKFETFVAPLYHQAFHEARPDSRDVSRGLWAGGPASDDSDDEGQVGSADSCSRLTVMATAQPLFPFGTYAPPVHPLGRSGEILESAPDKSLGTDTRAPKQEQLVYGQDNAAQPLLETSGAGAEITAHSGVHQAAEGGAEAVSGDDVHQAAEGGAEVVSGDDVPHAAEGGAEAVSGDDVHQAAEGGAEVVSGDDVPHAAEIGIQDEECREHSFTDKAVEGVHILEEVGTKTDATAMIATLALSNTNATEGPPGGACSGFTLLPVSARTETEDKPYELGGGLVTYTDGFGEVGGNFSEGEGQEVREKQTKKEEESRRNEGDRGKMAEISVGSEKEIADFTGGGTEGMWMENKVSLDESQMVSAEKEEEFSKTEAVLVENDRPCGEYLIKNEDLDDEVSVEDAGPIKDVLVENVDDEVLMEDEEIDKNVSVENKDVLVDTEDVDDEVFVEDEELEKNILLENKNLYSDNVKENEDLDNEELSVEDAELVKNVSAEHEDVENDEGSVEDEDLSGDNLNENLDNEELPVDDAELVKDVSVEQDIDNDERSVEDAELVKDISVEQDIDNDERSVEEETDKYASVTDVELDRDQRSVENKDLYGENLTESEGVNDDRFSVENKDLDSKVSLKDEDLDEEALSMENGDGIHEAGEGAAASKDLYEVKSESSAGKKDDLYGQGEVFFIERKDEHHGGENEREDLDEEVGVVFRGLGLDPCKDLKAEALGDEDVHLHTDRAAAGGETEGDVTEAGEVFKEEGKRSVDGEDPDREAEEDNVSTDSLTDEEMELHMRSVKSAIGPPLGRAALGSSGAMPGGGAGGKRPSVSRARVRPTALSPISESPNEDGDAAEEPGLPPAETAGDGGAATAAPPAEAVENAAGSYLSSWADAFWASHLGRTFLYVLLCALFFFTAYHYDFLACFALYLFSVFWLCFHGDKQRLQEANRGK, from the exons ATGGAGCCCGCGGGAGAGGGACGGCACGGCGGGGCccgggaggaggaagaggagggggaggaagagcgtGGGGGCGCCGCGTCCTCCGGCGACTCTGAACCCGAACCCGAGACCACAGCCTCCAGGGCCAGGAGGGTGTCCTTCGCCGACGCCTTCGGCCTGGACCTGGTGTCGGTCAAAGAGTTCAGCAGCAGGGCGGTATCCGCGGCGTCTGTTGCCGCCGACGACGATGACGATGCGGCCGCCGCCGTGGAGCCGGGCGGGCCCGACCCAGAGGAGTACTTCCTGTGCTCGCAGTTCTCCGTGCCGGCCTCGGCCGCCGAGCTCCTGGCCAAGCTGCAGGCGCAGCGCTGCGAGCTGGAGTGCGTGGAGCTGTTGCCCGGGACGACCACCCTGCGGGGCACGGTGCGGGTCCTGAACCTGAGCTACGACAAGAGGGTGCGCGTCCGCACCACTCTGGACGGCTGGGGCACCCACTTCGACCTGCCCGCCAGCTTCATCCCCGGGTCCAGCGACGGCGAGACCGACCGCTTCGCCTTCAGCCTGGAGCTCTCGCCCCCCGTCCCGCCGGAAGGGGTGCGGGTGGAGTTCTGCCTCAGATACGAGACGCCCCTCGGAACGTTCTGGGCGAACAACAGCGGGATGAATTATGTGCTGTTCTGTCAGCAGCGGGGGTGCAGAGATGGGAAGGGGAGGCAGTGTGAGGACACCAGCTTCAGGAGCAAGAGGAGCTGTCTGAAGTACAACAG TAAAGAAAAGTCCACAGAAGCAAACACGCCAGTGATTTCTGCTGAAGCTACAG aCGTGCCTCTcagtaaacaggaagtggaggtcAGCAAGAAGACAGAAGAGCCTGCACCAAACCCGGATGGGTTTCAGGATGACAGCTGTCAGAAACCTTCG GTGGAGAGTGGGCGGAACCCGTCGAGGAGAAGCAGACGCAGGGCGGCACGTCGGGCGCGGTTACAAGAGCGCAGCCACCGCGCAGCCGCGGCAGGGCGCGAGGGGTCCCCCGCTCAGGACAACAGGGACATGGACGGACAGGCGGACGCGGACGCAGGGCGCTCGCCGTCAGAGGTCTCCGAACTTCCACACGAGGGAGCCTGTATGATGTGGGACTGGAGCCAGAGAAGGAGGACGAAGGCGCATGACGAATTCTCCCCACAGGCGGGGACAGAGGGGCCGCTGCCACCCCTCAGATTCGCGGCTGACGCTGGAGCGGCTCTGGCCGGGCCTGGCGAGGACACCCACGGCCTCAGCGGTCCAGCCACGGACACGTTTGGGAGCGTTGAGGATGGACGGGCAAGTGCGTACACCACAGCAAGAGAGGAGGGAGCCCCTcagggtgcattctgggatttggGAGCCCCTcagggtgcattctgggattctCCAGCCCTCCAGGGAACTCTATGGGATTCAGACACTCCCCAGGGAACACTTATGGATTCGACAGCCCCTcagggtgcattctgggattctCCAGCCCTCCAGGGAACTCTATGGGATTCAGACACCCCCCAGGGTGCAGCCTGGGATTTGGATGCTCTACAGAAATCGGCAGTCTCTCTATCAGACATGGCCAGTGGGCCCGAGAGCAGAGGGAGCCCCCaaacgggggagggggacgCGAGCACACAGACGCGGGCTGCTGCTGACATCAGCGCCAGCGTGCGGGACAGTCTGGACGATGACATCACCGGCGGGAAGGATGGGGATCGACGGCACAGCCATCCGCTCAGCGGAGACGGGGGCGGAACAGACGCCCTCCAGGATTCAGACCTCCTCTGGCCCCAGAGCGACAGGGGCGGCggaaaatttaaatttgagaCCTTTGTGGCCCCGCTGTACCACCAGGCTTTCCACGAGGCCAGGCCGGACAGCCGGGATGTTAGCAGAGGACTGTGGGCAGGGGGCCCGGCGTCTGATGACTCGGACGACGAGGGCCAGGTGGGCAGCGCAGACAGCTGCAGCCGCTTGACCGTCATGGCAACCGCTCAACCTCTCTTTCCCTTCGGCACTTACGCCCCGCCCGTTCACCCGCTCGGACGTTCGGGCGAGATTTTAGAGTCAGCCCCGGACAAATCGTTGGGCACGGATACACGTGCGCCCAAGCAAGAGCAGCTGGTTTATGGCCAGGATAACGCCGCACAGCCTCTCCTGGAAACCAGCGGTGCTGGAGCAGAGATTACAGCGCACAGCGGAGTTCACCAAGCAGCTGAAGGTGGAGCAGAGGCCGTTTCCGGGGATGATGTTCACCAAGCAGCTGAAGGTGGAGCAGAGGTCGTTTCCGGTGACGATGTTCCCCATGCAGCTGAAGGTGGAGCAGAGGCCGTTTCCGGTGATGATGTTCACCAAGCAGCTGAAGGTGGAGCAGAGGTCGTTTCCGGTGACGATGTTCCCCATGCAGCTGAAATTGGCATACAGGACGAGGAATGTAGAGAGCATTCGTTCACAGACAAAGCTGTAGAGGGGGTTCATATCTTAGAGGaggttggaacaaaaactgATGCAACGGCTATGATAGCAACACTAGCGCTTTCAAACACCAATGCTACAGAGGGACCTCCGGGAGGAGCCTGCAGTGGATTTACTCTCCTCCCTGTTTCAGCACGTACCGAGACTGAGGACAAACCATATGAACTTGGGGGAGGTCTTGTGACCTATACAGATGGTTTTGGTGAGGTGGGGGGAAATTTCtctgagggagagggacaggaggtcagagaaaagcaaacaaaaaaggaagaggAGTCGAGAAGAAACGAAGGAGATCGtggcaaaatggctgaaatttcTGTGGGGAGTGAAAAGGAGATAGCTGATTTTACTGGTGGAGGCACAGAAGGAATGTGGATGGAGAACAAAGTAAGTCTGGATGAAAGCCAGATGGTGTcagcagaaaaagaagaagagttcAGTAAAACAGAGGCAGTATTGGTGGAAAATGACCGTCCTTGTGGTGAATacctcattaaaaatgaagatCTCGATGATGAGGTTTCAGTAGAAGATGCAGGACCTATCAAAGATGTGTTGGTGGAAAATGTTGATGATGAGGTGTTGATGGAAGATGAAGAGATTGATAAAAACGTATCTGTTGAAAATAAAGATGTATTGGTGGACACTGAAGATGTTGATGATGAGGTGTTTGTGGAAGATGAAGAGCTTGAGAAAAACATATtgctagaaaataaaaatctttataGTGacaatgtaaaagaaaatgaagatcTTGACAATGAAGAATTGTCAGTGGAAGATGCAGaacttgttaaaaatgtatcagCGGAGCATGAAGATGTTGAAAATGATGAGGGGTCAGTGGAAGATGAAGACCTATCTGGTGACAATCTAAACGAAAATCTTGACAATGAAGAATTGCCAGTGGACGATGCAGAGCTTGTTAAAGATGTATCAGTGGAACAAGATATTGATAATGATGAGAGGTCAGTGGAAGATGCAGAGCTTGTTAAAGATATATCAGTGGAACAAGATATTGATAATGATGAGAGGTCAGTGGAAGAGGAAACAGATAAATACGCATCAGTGACTGATGTAGAACTTGACAGAGATCAGAGGTCAGTGGAAAACAAAGATCTTTATGGTGAAAACCTAACTGAAAGTGAAGGTGTTAACGATGACAGGTTCTCAGTGGAAAATAAAGATCTTGACAGTAAGGTGTCTCTGAAAGATGAAGATCTTGATGAAGAAGCACTATCAATGGAAAATGGAGACGGTATCCATGAGGCAGGAGAAGGGGCCGCAGCAAGTAAAGATCTGTATGAGGTGAAATCAGAGTCATCAGCAGGAAAGAAAGATGATCTTTATGGTCAAGGGGAAGTGTTTTTTATAGAAAGGAAAGATGAGCACCATGGCggagaaaatgaaagagaagatCTTGATGAAGAAGTGGGGGTGGTCTTCAGGGGACTGGGGCTTGATCCATGTAAGGACCTAAAAGCAGAAGCACTCGGAGATGAAGACGTTCATCTCCACACGGACAGAGCCGCGGCtggtggagagacagagggggacgTGACAGAAGCGGGAGAGGTATTTAAGGAAGAAGGGAAGCGATCCGTAGACGGGGAGGATCCCGATCGGGAGGCGGAGGAAGACAACGTCTCCACAGACTCCCTGACGGACGAGGAGATGGAGCTGCACATGCGGAGCGTGAAATCTGCCATCGGGCCGCCGCTGGGCCGCGCGGCGCTCGGGAGCAGCGGGGCCATGCCCGGCGGCGGCGCTGGCGGTAAGAGGCCGTCGGTGAGCAGGGCGAGGGTGCGGCCCACGGCGCTGTCGCCCATCAGCGAGTCCCCGAACGAGGACGGGGACGCTGCAGAGGAGCCGGGCCTCCCCCCGGCGGAAACGGCGGGAGATGGCGGCGCCGCCACCGCGGCACCTCCCGCCGAGGCGGTGGAAAACGCGGCCGGGTCGTACCTGTCCTCCTGGGCGGACGCGTTCTGGGCCAGCCACCTGGGGAGGACCTTCCTGTACGTCCTTCTGTGCGCGCTCTTCTTCTTCACGGCTTACCACTACGACTTCCTGGCCTGCTTCGCGCTTTACCTGTTCTCCGTGTTCTGGCTCTGCTTCCACGGGGACAAGCAGCGCTTGCAGGAAGCCAACAGAGGGAAGTAG
- the LOC118218719 gene encoding uncharacterized protein LOC118218719 isoform X2 — MEPAGEGRHGGAREEEEEGEEERGGAASSGDSEPEPETTASRARRVSFADAFGLDLVSVKEFSSRAVSAASVAADDDDDAAAAVEPGGPDPEEYFLCSQFSVPASAAELLAKLQAQRCELECVELLPGTTTLRGTVRVLNLSYDKRVRVRTTLDGWGTHFDLPASFIPGSSDGETDRFAFSLELSPPVPPEGVRVEFCLRYETPLGTFWANNSGMNYVLFCQQRGCRDGKGRQCEDTSFRSKRSCLKYNSKEKSTEANTPVISAEATDVPLSKQEVEVSKKTEEPAPNPDGFQDDSCQKPSVESGRNPSRRSRRRAARRARLQERSHRAAAAGREGSPAQDNRDMDGQADADAGRSPSEVSELPHEGACMMWDWSQRRRTKAHDEFSPQAGTEGPLPPLRFAADAGAALAGPGEDTHGLSGPATDTFGSVEDGRASAYTTAREEGAPQGAFWDLGAPQGAFWDSPALQGTLWDSDTPQGTLMDSTAPQGAFWDSPALQGTLWDSDTPQGAAWDLDALQKSAVSLSDMASGPESRGSPQTGEGDASTQTRAAADISASVRDSLDDDITGGKDGDRRHSHPLSGDGGGTDALQDSDLLWPQSDRGGGKFKFETFVAPLYHQAFHEARPDSRDVSRGLWAGGPASDDSDDEGQVGSADSCSRLTVMATAQPLFPFGTYAPPVHPLGRSGEILESAPDKSLGTDTRAPKQEQLVYGQDNAAQPLLETSGAGAEITAHSGVHQAAEGGAEAVSGDDVHQAAEGGAEVVSGDDVPHAAEGGAEAVSGDDVHQAAEGGAEVVSGDDVPHAAEIGIQDEECREHSFTDKAVEGVHILEEVGTKTDATAMIATLALSNTNATEGPPGGACSGFTLLPVSARTETEDKPYELGGGLVTYTDGFGEVGGNFSEGEGQEVREKQTKKEEESRRNEGDRGKMAEISVGSEKEIADFTGGGTEGMWMENKVSLDESQMVSAEKEEEFSKTEAVLVENDRPCGEYLIKNEDLDDEVSVEDAGPIKDVLVENVDDEVLMEDEEIDKNVSVENKDVLVDTEDVDDEVFVEDEELEKNILLENKNLYSDNVKENEDLDNEELSVEDAELVKNVSAEHEDVENDEGSVEDEDLSGDNLNENLDNEELPVDDAELVKDVSVEQDIDNDERSVEEETDKYASVTDVELDRDQRSVENKDLYGENLTESEGVNDDRFSVENKDLDSKVSLKDEDLDEEALSMENGDGIHEAGEGAAASKDLYEVKSESSAGKKDDLYGQGEVFFIERKDEHHGGENEREDLDEEVGVVFRGLGLDPCKDLKAEALGDEDVHLHTDRAAAGGETEGDVTEAGEVFKEEGKRSVDGEDPDREAEEDNVSTDSLTDEEMELHMRSVKSAIGPPLGRAALGSSGAMPGGGAGGKRPSVSRARVRPTALSPISESPNEDGDAAEEPGLPPAETAGDGGAATAAPPAEAVENAAGSYLSSWADAFWASHLGRTFLYVLLCALFFFTAYHYDFLACFALYLFSVFWLCFHGDKQRLQEANRGK, encoded by the exons ATGGAGCCCGCGGGAGAGGGACGGCACGGCGGGGCccgggaggaggaagaggagggggaggaagagcgtGGGGGCGCCGCGTCCTCCGGCGACTCTGAACCCGAACCCGAGACCACAGCCTCCAGGGCCAGGAGGGTGTCCTTCGCCGACGCCTTCGGCCTGGACCTGGTGTCGGTCAAAGAGTTCAGCAGCAGGGCGGTATCCGCGGCGTCTGTTGCCGCCGACGACGATGACGATGCGGCCGCCGCCGTGGAGCCGGGCGGGCCCGACCCAGAGGAGTACTTCCTGTGCTCGCAGTTCTCCGTGCCGGCCTCGGCCGCCGAGCTCCTGGCCAAGCTGCAGGCGCAGCGCTGCGAGCTGGAGTGCGTGGAGCTGTTGCCCGGGACGACCACCCTGCGGGGCACGGTGCGGGTCCTGAACCTGAGCTACGACAAGAGGGTGCGCGTCCGCACCACTCTGGACGGCTGGGGCACCCACTTCGACCTGCCCGCCAGCTTCATCCCCGGGTCCAGCGACGGCGAGACCGACCGCTTCGCCTTCAGCCTGGAGCTCTCGCCCCCCGTCCCGCCGGAAGGGGTGCGGGTGGAGTTCTGCCTCAGATACGAGACGCCCCTCGGAACGTTCTGGGCGAACAACAGCGGGATGAATTATGTGCTGTTCTGTCAGCAGCGGGGGTGCAGAGATGGGAAGGGGAGGCAGTGTGAGGACACCAGCTTCAGGAGCAAGAGGAGCTGTCTGAAGTACAACAG TAAAGAAAAGTCCACAGAAGCAAACACGCCAGTGATTTCTGCTGAAGCTACAG aCGTGCCTCTcagtaaacaggaagtggaggtcAGCAAGAAGACAGAAGAGCCTGCACCAAACCCGGATGGGTTTCAGGATGACAGCTGTCAGAAACCTTCG GTGGAGAGTGGGCGGAACCCGTCGAGGAGAAGCAGACGCAGGGCGGCACGTCGGGCGCGGTTACAAGAGCGCAGCCACCGCGCAGCCGCGGCAGGGCGCGAGGGGTCCCCCGCTCAGGACAACAGGGACATGGACGGACAGGCGGACGCGGACGCAGGGCGCTCGCCGTCAGAGGTCTCCGAACTTCCACACGAGGGAGCCTGTATGATGTGGGACTGGAGCCAGAGAAGGAGGACGAAGGCGCATGACGAATTCTCCCCACAGGCGGGGACAGAGGGGCCGCTGCCACCCCTCAGATTCGCGGCTGACGCTGGAGCGGCTCTGGCCGGGCCTGGCGAGGACACCCACGGCCTCAGCGGTCCAGCCACGGACACGTTTGGGAGCGTTGAGGATGGACGGGCAAGTGCGTACACCACAGCAAGAGAGGAGGGAGCCCCTcagggtgcattctgggatttggGAGCCCCTcagggtgcattctgggattctCCAGCCCTCCAGGGAACTCTATGGGATTCAGACACTCCCCAGGGAACACTTATGGATTCGACAGCCCCTcagggtgcattctgggattctCCAGCCCTCCAGGGAACTCTATGGGATTCAGACACCCCCCAGGGTGCAGCCTGGGATTTGGATGCTCTACAGAAATCGGCAGTCTCTCTATCAGACATGGCCAGTGGGCCCGAGAGCAGAGGGAGCCCCCaaacgggggagggggacgCGAGCACACAGACGCGGGCTGCTGCTGACATCAGCGCCAGCGTGCGGGACAGTCTGGACGATGACATCACCGGCGGGAAGGATGGGGATCGACGGCACAGCCATCCGCTCAGCGGAGACGGGGGCGGAACAGACGCCCTCCAGGATTCAGACCTCCTCTGGCCCCAGAGCGACAGGGGCGGCggaaaatttaaatttgagaCCTTTGTGGCCCCGCTGTACCACCAGGCTTTCCACGAGGCCAGGCCGGACAGCCGGGATGTTAGCAGAGGACTGTGGGCAGGGGGCCCGGCGTCTGATGACTCGGACGACGAGGGCCAGGTGGGCAGCGCAGACAGCTGCAGCCGCTTGACCGTCATGGCAACCGCTCAACCTCTCTTTCCCTTCGGCACTTACGCCCCGCCCGTTCACCCGCTCGGACGTTCGGGCGAGATTTTAGAGTCAGCCCCGGACAAATCGTTGGGCACGGATACACGTGCGCCCAAGCAAGAGCAGCTGGTTTATGGCCAGGATAACGCCGCACAGCCTCTCCTGGAAACCAGCGGTGCTGGAGCAGAGATTACAGCGCACAGCGGAGTTCACCAAGCAGCTGAAGGTGGAGCAGAGGCCGTTTCCGGGGATGATGTTCACCAAGCAGCTGAAGGTGGAGCAGAGGTCGTTTCCGGTGACGATGTTCCCCATGCAGCTGAAGGTGGAGCAGAGGCCGTTTCCGGTGATGATGTTCACCAAGCAGCTGAAGGTGGAGCAGAGGTCGTTTCCGGTGACGATGTTCCCCATGCAGCTGAAATTGGCATACAGGACGAGGAATGTAGAGAGCATTCGTTCACAGACAAAGCTGTAGAGGGGGTTCATATCTTAGAGGaggttggaacaaaaactgATGCAACGGCTATGATAGCAACACTAGCGCTTTCAAACACCAATGCTACAGAGGGACCTCCGGGAGGAGCCTGCAGTGGATTTACTCTCCTCCCTGTTTCAGCACGTACCGAGACTGAGGACAAACCATATGAACTTGGGGGAGGTCTTGTGACCTATACAGATGGTTTTGGTGAGGTGGGGGGAAATTTCtctgagggagagggacaggaggtcagagaaaagcaaacaaaaaaggaagaggAGTCGAGAAGAAACGAAGGAGATCGtggcaaaatggctgaaatttcTGTGGGGAGTGAAAAGGAGATAGCTGATTTTACTGGTGGAGGCACAGAAGGAATGTGGATGGAGAACAAAGTAAGTCTGGATGAAAGCCAGATGGTGTcagcagaaaaagaagaagagttcAGTAAAACAGAGGCAGTATTGGTGGAAAATGACCGTCCTTGTGGTGAATacctcattaaaaatgaagatCTCGATGATGAGGTTTCAGTAGAAGATGCAGGACCTATCAAAGATGTGTTGGTGGAAAATGTTGATGATGAGGTGTTGATGGAAGATGAAGAGATTGATAAAAACGTATCTGTTGAAAATAAAGATGTATTGGTGGACACTGAAGATGTTGATGATGAGGTGTTTGTGGAAGATGAAGAGCTTGAGAAAAACATATtgctagaaaataaaaatctttataGTGacaatgtaaaagaaaatgaagatcTTGACAATGAAGAATTGTCAGTGGAAGATGCAGaacttgttaaaaatgtatcagCGGAGCATGAAGATGTTGAAAATGATGAGGGGTCAGTGGAAGATGAAGACCTATCTGGTGACAATCTAAACGAAAATCTTGACAATGAAGAATTGCCAGTGGACGATGCAGAGCTTGTTAAAGATGTATCAGTGGAACAAGATATTGATAATGATGAGAG GTCAGTGGAAGAGGAAACAGATAAATACGCATCAGTGACTGATGTAGAACTTGACAGAGATCAGAGGTCAGTGGAAAACAAAGATCTTTATGGTGAAAACCTAACTGAAAGTGAAGGTGTTAACGATGACAGGTTCTCAGTGGAAAATAAAGATCTTGACAGTAAGGTGTCTCTGAAAGATGAAGATCTTGATGAAGAAGCACTATCAATGGAAAATGGAGACGGTATCCATGAGGCAGGAGAAGGGGCCGCAGCAAGTAAAGATCTGTATGAGGTGAAATCAGAGTCATCAGCAGGAAAGAAAGATGATCTTTATGGTCAAGGGGAAGTGTTTTTTATAGAAAGGAAAGATGAGCACCATGGCggagaaaatgaaagagaagatCTTGATGAAGAAGTGGGGGTGGTCTTCAGGGGACTGGGGCTTGATCCATGTAAGGACCTAAAAGCAGAAGCACTCGGAGATGAAGACGTTCATCTCCACACGGACAGAGCCGCGGCtggtggagagacagagggggacgTGACAGAAGCGGGAGAGGTATTTAAGGAAGAAGGGAAGCGATCCGTAGACGGGGAGGATCCCGATCGGGAGGCGGAGGAAGACAACGTCTCCACAGACTCCCTGACGGACGAGGAGATGGAGCTGCACATGCGGAGCGTGAAATCTGCCATCGGGCCGCCGCTGGGCCGCGCGGCGCTCGGGAGCAGCGGGGCCATGCCCGGCGGCGGCGCTGGCGGTAAGAGGCCGTCGGTGAGCAGGGCGAGGGTGCGGCCCACGGCGCTGTCGCCCATCAGCGAGTCCCCGAACGAGGACGGGGACGCTGCAGAGGAGCCGGGCCTCCCCCCGGCGGAAACGGCGGGAGATGGCGGCGCCGCCACCGCGGCACCTCCCGCCGAGGCGGTGGAAAACGCGGCCGGGTCGTACCTGTCCTCCTGGGCGGACGCGTTCTGGGCCAGCCACCTGGGGAGGACCTTCCTGTACGTCCTTCTGTGCGCGCTCTTCTTCTTCACGGCTTACCACTACGACTTCCTGGCCTGCTTCGCGCTTTACCTGTTCTCCGTGTTCTGGCTCTGCTTCCACGGGGACAAGCAGCGCTTGCAGGAAGCCAACAGAGGGAAGTAG